The Streptomyces cynarae genome contains a region encoding:
- a CDS encoding DUF1996 domain-containing protein — protein sequence MGRNTRKRRTPLATKAIAASAALALGGGGLLWANYFASAHETNNQAWGGNQTKAASAQVATISCPDVGQKLTNVPAAARNGVAAELANLDKQITEAYSRLASTRQAQANDASFVQNAIVGPLKEKRAATIDRIRIDVQRVGGTFDQSLSQLAACTTLTANQTNTGQTGGGQQNGGQQQGGQQQQGGQQQNGGQQQGNNGQQQGNGGQAGNGPVAADFVDITKVAPNVQGKPRKTGNASTGQFVTRCGVNANKNHNTDNVIVAPGVANGAHHLHDYVGNQKVNAFSSNQTFLQGGTSCQNKNDLSAYYWPVVRIQDGTQDFDQNKDGGGKEGNVGRILTPVQAEIKYVGNPSSKVVAMPQFLRIITGDAKTTTNGLANANAHWSCTGFENKVQLTTQYPICPQGSNVVRTFAFQSCWDGQNIDSANHRTHVAFADPASGVCGNGFKAIPQLTMRLVYKINPPVIQNGQVKNAYAVDGFPDQLHKAATDHDDFISVTTGGLANKIANCINSGQRCQ from the coding sequence ATGGGACGCAACACGAGAAAACGCCGTACGCCGCTGGCCACCAAGGCCATAGCCGCCTCGGCTGCCCTAGCGCTCGGTGGGGGCGGGCTGCTCTGGGCCAACTACTTCGCCTCGGCCCACGAGACGAACAACCAGGCGTGGGGAGGGAATCAGACAAAGGCCGCCAGCGCGCAGGTGGCGACGATCTCCTGCCCGGACGTCGGTCAGAAGTTGACGAACGTGCCGGCCGCGGCTCGCAACGGCGTGGCCGCGGAGCTCGCGAACCTCGACAAGCAGATCACCGAGGCGTACTCCCGGCTCGCCTCCACCCGCCAGGCCCAGGCGAACGACGCGAGCTTCGTGCAGAACGCGATCGTCGGCCCGCTGAAGGAGAAGCGGGCCGCGACGATCGACCGGATCAGGATCGACGTCCAGCGGGTCGGCGGGACGTTCGACCAGTCGCTGTCCCAGCTCGCCGCCTGCACCACGCTCACCGCCAACCAGACGAACACCGGCCAGACGGGCGGCGGTCAGCAGAACGGCGGCCAGCAGCAGGGCGGCCAGCAGCAGCAGGGTGGCCAGCAGCAGAACGGTGGCCAGCAGCAGGGCAACAACGGTCAGCAGCAGGGCAACGGCGGCCAGGCCGGAAACGGCCCGGTGGCGGCCGACTTCGTCGACATCACGAAGGTCGCCCCGAACGTCCAGGGCAAGCCGCGCAAGACCGGCAACGCCTCGACGGGTCAGTTCGTCACGCGCTGCGGTGTGAACGCGAACAAGAACCACAACACCGACAACGTGATCGTGGCGCCCGGCGTGGCCAACGGCGCGCACCACCTGCACGACTACGTCGGCAACCAGAAGGTCAACGCCTTCTCCAGCAACCAGACGTTCCTTCAGGGCGGCACCAGCTGCCAGAACAAGAACGACCTGTCGGCGTACTACTGGCCGGTCGTCCGCATCCAGGACGGCACGCAGGACTTCGACCAGAACAAGGACGGCGGCGGCAAGGAAGGCAACGTCGGCCGGATCCTGACCCCCGTCCAGGCGGAGATCAAGTACGTCGGCAACCCGAGCAGCAAGGTCGTCGCGATGCCGCAGTTCCTGCGCATCATCACCGGTGACGCCAAGACCACCACCAACGGTCTGGCGAACGCCAACGCGCACTGGAGCTGCACCGGCTTCGAGAACAAGGTCCAGCTGACGACGCAGTACCCGATCTGCCCGCAGGGCAGCAACGTGGTCCGCACGTTCGCCTTCCAGAGCTGCTGGGACGGCCAGAACATCGACAGCGCCAACCACCGCACGCACGTGGCCTTCGCCGACCCGGCGAGCGGCGTCTGCGGGAACGGCTTCAAGGCGATCCCGCAGCTGACGATGCGCCTCGTGTACAAGATCAACCCGCCGGTCATCCAGAACGGCCAGGTGAAGAACGCCTACGCGGTGGACGGCTTCCCGGACCAGCTCCACAAGGCGGCCACCGACCACGACGACTTCATCAGCGTCACGACCGGCGGCCTGGCGAACAAGATCGCCAACTGCATCAACTCCGGTCAGAGGTGCCAGTGA
- a CDS encoding tetratricopeptide repeat protein, with amino-acid sequence MSTPGWEERLAAAWAAFDDYAEGGAADFRALIDALVAELPDDSPLAPFERACAWDSTGHSDRAVPLYREALARGLDGYRGRRARIQLASSLRNIGQPEEGVKLLTPELDGPSDELDDAVRATLALCLSSLGRDREGLALVLGALAPHLPRYQRSMANYARLLVEPGD; translated from the coding sequence ATGAGCACACCGGGCTGGGAGGAGCGCCTGGCCGCGGCCTGGGCCGCTTTCGACGACTACGCCGAGGGGGGCGCCGCGGACTTCCGCGCGCTGATCGACGCCCTCGTCGCCGAGCTGCCCGACGACAGCCCGCTCGCGCCGTTCGAACGGGCCTGCGCCTGGGACTCGACGGGCCACTCGGACCGGGCGGTGCCGCTGTACCGGGAGGCGCTGGCGCGCGGCCTCGACGGCTACCGCGGTCGCCGGGCCAGGATCCAGCTGGCCAGCTCGCTCAGGAACATCGGGCAGCCCGAGGAGGGCGTCAAGCTGCTGACCCCGGAACTCGACGGGCCGTCGGACGAGTTGGACGACGCGGTACGCGCCACTCTGGCCCTGTGCCTGTCGAGCCTGGGCCGCGACCGTGAGGGCCTCGCCCTGGTCCTCGGCGCGCTCGCCCCCCATCTGCCGCGCTACCAGCGGTC